From one Mya arenaria isolate MELC-2E11 chromosome 4, ASM2691426v1 genomic stretch:
- the LOC128231819 gene encoding elongator complex protein 4-like: MTTSFQKKARGKVLQIPGAKPSLYNNQLLVSTGIPSLDQLLGGGLAVGTVMLVEEDTFGSYARLLLKYFCAESVMTGHSLMVSSADNDPDQLLKELPRPILDDPGVKEEANITVGEDDSMKIAWRYRHLPKFQSSSTAVKFGHYYDLSKTMEDDLVSTINVKMIGSEDIMQSPACNNHNPKYLHLLKSIQECIEVGGFGTSATPEKRNILRIAMHSLGSPLWGENGGLQPDDHYDPSLIKFLLGLRAILRSSFGVCVVTIPTHLFCDKAFINRVERMCDTVVHLDSFVGSEREKNPAYKEYHGLFNIKKLPSLNTLVCHMPESLDLAFKLRRKKFVIEKLHLPPDLSETASRSQEDPVPKLAAGSSCGTGGSGKSKLDF, encoded by the coding sequence ATGACGACAAGTTTCCAGAAGAAAGCCAGGGGCAAGGTCCTTCAGATCCCCGGGGCGAAACCTTCTTTGTATAACAATCAGCTGCTAGTTTCAACAGGCATCCCCTCACTGGATCAGCTGCTTGGAGGAGGGTTGGCAGTCGGCACTGTGATGCTTGTGGAGGAAGACACATTTGGCAGCTATGCCAGACTTCtgcttaagtatttttgtgccGAGTCGGTTATGACAGGACATTCCCTGATGGTCTCTTCTGCTGATAATGATCCTGATCAGTTGTTAAAGGAATTGCCTAGGCCAATTTTAGATGATCCAGGAGTAAAGGAAGAGGCAAACATTACTGTAGGTGAAGATGATAGCATGAAGATTGCTTGGCGTTATCGGCACTTGCCAAAGTTTCAGTCTTCCTCTACTGCAGTAAAGTTTGGACACTACTATGACTTAAGTAAAACAATGGAAGATGATTTAGTATCAACAATCAATGTGAAAATGATAGGTTCTGAAGATATTATGCAATCTCCGGCCTGCAACAACCATAATCCGAAATATCTCCATCTGTTGAAAAGCATACAAGAGTGCATTGAAGTTGGTGGTTTTGGAACTTCTGCAACAcctgaaaaaagaaacatattgagAATAGCTATGCATTCCCTTGGATCACCTCTCTGGGGTGAAAACGGGGGACTTCAACCGGATGACCATTACGATCCTTCACTTATCAAGTTTCTTTTAGGACTGCGAGCCATTCTTAGATCATCATTTGGTGTTTGTGTGGTAACGATTCCAACACATCTGTTTTGTGACAAAGCTTTTATAAATCGAGTAGAAAGGATGTGTGACACCGTTGTACACCTAGATAGCTTTGTTGGTTCAGAAAGGGAGAAAAACCCTGCTTACAAAGAATATCATGGACTGTTCAATATCAAGAAACTCCCAAGTTTGAACACTTTAGTTTGCCATATGCCTGAGTCTCTTGATCTAGCTTTTAAGCTTAGGCGAAAGAAGTTTGTGATAGAGAAGTTGCACCTTCCACCAGACCTTTCGGAGACAGCTAGCCGCTCCCAGGAAGACCCGGTCCCTAAACTGGCAGCTGGGTCATCATGTGGTACTGGTGGCTCTGGCAAGTCCAAGCTCGACTTTTGA
- the LOC128231818 gene encoding dnaJ homolog subfamily C member 5-like isoform X2 → MNPPRKLSKSGESLYQLLGLQKGADHGEIKKAYRKLALKYHPDKTQGDDESTEKFKEINHAHRVLTDNTRRGIYDRYGSLGLYAAEMVGEENVNTYFVLTSGWCKGLFICCGVITGCYCCCCCFCCCFNFCCGKYKPKMPDEDGDGDYANLHEEDSSTPEEEDNPVTSQPTGEGVASGAAIPMPPPSGADENTTLTTESKPLYGTDPEPTQDRKTESYADS, encoded by the exons ATGAACCCTCCTAGGAAATTATC TAAGTCTGGAGAATCCTTGTATCAGTTACTTGGACTTCAAAAGGGCGCGGACCATGGTGAGATTAAAAAGGCTTATAGAAAG CTTGCTTTGAAGTACCATCCGGACAAAACACAGGGAGATGATGAATCAACAGAAAAA tttaaggAGATCAACCATGCTCATCGTGTGTTGACAGACAACACGAGACGAGGCATCTATGACCGTTATGGCTCGCTGGGCTTGTACGCGGCAGAAATGGTCGGGGAGGAGAATGTCAATACATACTTTGTTCTCACCAGTGGCTGGTGCAAG GGCTTGTTTATATGCTGCGGGGTTATCACCggttgctactgctgctgctgttgtttcTGCTGCTGTTTCAACTTCTGTTGTGGAAAGTACAAGCCCAAGATGCCGGATGAGGATGGGGATGGGGATTATGCCAACCTCCAT GAGGAGGATAGCAGCACACCAGAAGAGGAGGACAACCCTGTGACATCCCAGCCCACAGGGGAAGGAGTGGCATCAGGGGCAGCTATTCCCATGCCTCCACCCTCCGGAGCAGACGAGAACACCACCCTCACCACAGAATCCAAACCCTTGTACGGCACCGACCCCGAACCCACTCAAGATAGGAAAACAGAAAGCTACGCAGATAGTTAA
- the LOC128231818 gene encoding dnaJ homolog subfamily C member 5-like isoform X1, whose amino-acid sequence MNPPRKLSKSGESLYQLLGLQKGADHGEIKKAYRKLALKYHPDKTQGDDESTEKFKEINHAHRVLTDNTRRGIYDRYGSLGLYAAEMVGEENVNTYFVLTSGWCKGLFICCGVITGCYCCCCCFCCCFNFCCGKYKPKMPDEDGDGDYANLHVRTAEEDSSTPEEEDNPVTSQPTGEGVASGAAIPMPPPSGADENTTLTTESKPLYGTDPEPTQDRKTESYADS is encoded by the exons ATGAACCCTCCTAGGAAATTATC TAAGTCTGGAGAATCCTTGTATCAGTTACTTGGACTTCAAAAGGGCGCGGACCATGGTGAGATTAAAAAGGCTTATAGAAAG CTTGCTTTGAAGTACCATCCGGACAAAACACAGGGAGATGATGAATCAACAGAAAAA tttaaggAGATCAACCATGCTCATCGTGTGTTGACAGACAACACGAGACGAGGCATCTATGACCGTTATGGCTCGCTGGGCTTGTACGCGGCAGAAATGGTCGGGGAGGAGAATGTCAATACATACTTTGTTCTCACCAGTGGCTGGTGCAAG GGCTTGTTTATATGCTGCGGGGTTATCACCggttgctactgctgctgctgttgtttcTGCTGCTGTTTCAACTTCTGTTGTGGAAAGTACAAGCCCAAGATGCCGGATGAGGATGGGGATGGGGATTATGCCAACCTCCATGTAAGGACTGct GAGGAGGATAGCAGCACACCAGAAGAGGAGGACAACCCTGTGACATCCCAGCCCACAGGGGAAGGAGTGGCATCAGGGGCAGCTATTCCCATGCCTCCACCCTCCGGAGCAGACGAGAACACCACCCTCACCACAGAATCCAAACCCTTGTACGGCACCGACCCCGAACCCACTCAAGATAGGAAAACAGAAAGCTACGCAGATAGTTAA